Part of the Anomaloglossus baeobatrachus isolate aAnoBae1 chromosome 1, aAnoBae1.hap1, whole genome shotgun sequence genome, ttttcagcgatgtcactgtgaccgccgaacaatccctccttcaaggaggaggtgcgttcggcgtcatagcgacgtcactacggcgtcactaagtggccgcccaatagcagaggaggggcagagatgagcggctggaacatgccgcccacctccttccttcctcattgcgggcggccgcaggtacgaggttattcctcgttcctgcggtgtcacacatagcgatatgtgctgccacaggaacgacaaataacatcgcaactgaccagacaacgatttttggtaagtgaacgacgtatcacagaccaacgatttttgtctcttttgcgatcatttcaggtcgcacataggtgttacacgctgcgatgtcgctaatgacgctagatgtgcgtcacaaacaccatgacctggacgatatatcgttagcgatatcgcagagtgtaaatggccctttacactaagcatgtgacttaagaaggtaattgcttgcatcagaaatttttaggggcttcataccAAAAGGGGTAAACACATTCatgtggcaatttttatttattttatctcatGAATTTACTTTTTGACAATATTTTTCTCATTtcacttagactatttagtgctgatgtatCTCACACAAATCAGATTAGAAAAATATTTTAAACACAGGTTgtgatgtaacaaaataggtaaaaagacaAGGGGGTAAATACTTTCACCAAGCACTTTAGTGCAACTCACGTGTAGCCAAAGGGAAACATAGATTTGCAATGGTGATGGTACTATAAGTAAAGGAAAAGAGTAAATTCCAGCTTTCATTTGAAATACATAGAAAGACATTGTTCTCCCAGATTATGGTGCCTGTTCATTGCGGGTGACCATAATCTAGTCTGAAATGAGCAGCATAACTAGGTCAACTAGGATGGATTTTACTACGGGCATGAATAAGTATTTGAAATGATGGTTGAATTTTACTCTTCTTTTTACTTACAATACTAACAGAAGAATACAAGACACTCCCAAAATTGGCTGCAACGTGTATTTATGTAATGTGCAtaacagaacgttttcggtccaataTGGACTTTCCTCAGTAGCACATAGGTGGAGTGGAGTTTAGTGTCGGGTGATTAGCGCGGTATCTACCGCCGCATGGAAGCCGCCATGGACCGAAAACATtctgttatgcacattaaataaatacaCGTTGCAgacaattttgggagtgccttgtattcttctgttGACATAAGGCCTTGGAACATGAAGCGTACTCCAAAATTTACTATCATCTGCACGGAagaagtgccatttacttcttaTTTTACTTACAAAACTAGCATAAAGCATACTATCAACTGCGAAAGAAAAGTAAAAATTAAAAGCACTGCCGTCGATAAATTCAAAACAGCCCATCAGTGTACAGAAAGAGAACAAAATCCTTCCTGTGTACAGATAAATCCTTagtagagagaaagaaaaagaaaggtaaCGGATGGCGAGTCCCACTAGAAAACATTCCAACCAAAACCCCAGAGCGTAAACCTGAATCTAAGGTTCCCAAATCTCAAAAAAATTGTCATGTTTATTATTTACAATGCTGAAAAATGATCATTTACTTTTAAACATTTTCAGAACTTAGCTATGACAATGTTGATGGCTGAAAATATACATTGTATTACACGTTTATAAACTGGGAAGCATTAAAGAggaacaaccaccaggattttcatatataaactaaagccagtgctatcatgctgattctaaacatacctttaattgtgagatcagatgtatagtttctgaaatacaggcaagtaaagtttgtggaatgcactgttatttgattgaaagCAGCTACAGAATATGTATTAGGTGGGTTGAGGTTTGCTAGTTATTGccgtccctgtctgcctgcctgttctTTTTTTCTAAGCTTCACTAAAGAAATATTTTAGCCTTTGTAATGGACTTGAGAACAGCTGCTTATGATGCAATTTTTTTAGATTTTCAGGTGGTAACATACTTTAGATAGTTGTTGGCCGAACAGCTATTTTTGCATGTGAGTCATTTCAAGGGAATCTGATGATTCCGAAATCTGCCAAAGTATGGTCTTTGCTGAGGACtttctgcaaaaaaaagtgttCCACGGGATGTGAAGAGGTAACTTGGAATAGAGGCGCCTTCACTGGCCCTAGGACTagaggggccctagctgtccctgttccTAAAGATACATCCAATGATGATGATGTTTGCGCCACTTTCCTAACTCTAGCTCCTGAAAAGCCCTGATctataccccctctcccccaccatcgggGAGGGTCGGTACAGGAATGGTTTATCTCACACAAACAGACATGGAAAAaaacactcaaactcactgcacacacactcagAGGTATGACAATATGTTCTCAGGAGGAAATACAATATCAGGGAGCAAATAACAAACAACAAAGATATTTTCATAACACAACAAATATGGAACAGGAGATCACCAGAACTagatcaccacagcacaaggaccggCATTCACAACTGAAGCTATAATTGGCGTGGGGGTACAGgcaccaccatcttttaaagggtggaggcagctgtgataggtctcctgtaacctgtgacactagcagcaatccacagactagcagaaatttaactcctgctagactgatcagAAATAAGCACACAACTGGATGACGCTCAGGTCTAACTGTGCAATTGAAATGCACAAGGGAAACCATAGTGTGACGTGtccgactctgcagtgtgaacagggcgaGAAGTCGCCATTACACTCGGTGAGTTTAAGGCTGAATACTCTGTGACAAAGTTCCGGATAGTTTAACTATCTGCTGGATAGTTTTGTAGAAAACATATTTTATATAAATGAGACTCTCAGGGCACTGTGGGTGGAGCTACTCAATATAAACACCCTTCTTTTGCCAGTTGCAGCGCAAGATTGGCGGGAAGAGCAAGTTATGAAAAACTGTTGGAGGAAAGGTGCTTTGGATCAACTCTCCCACAATGCTTTGAGCACCTTATTTGCATAAACAGCATGAAGATTGTTTTCTCAAACTATCCTGAGAACTTTTAAACTGTGGTTCATTTAAGCACAAGGTCCCAAACTAGAACCAATGCTTAAAAGGAGTCCGAAACTAATAGTGATTTCATACAAAATGTTTATGTAGTTTAATAATATTTTAGCATTGTTATAATATGGTTTAATTAAAACCATAATGGCTTAAATTAAAAACTTCATACCCTTCCCTCTCTATTTTATCTACTTTATTCCATTTTAATGACGCTTTGTTTCTGAATCCTCAGTGAATACTGGGACATTCAAACAGGACGTCATTAGGTGGTGGGTCTGGTCTCTGCTAGCTTGTTCTCTCTTTACAATGCTCACTGACAGTGCACTCAGTTACCAACTTGTTGCTTCTAATTAGAGCTAGcgagggagtgcactgtcactgtgcattaaGAAGAATATTTCACAGTAGCAAGGGAGCTCGTACTGAGCACACGTCAGAATTGACAACCGGCCTATATTCAGAAAAGTTCGGACTAGCTAGCTTCTGAAATGGACATCACTGTTGACACTTCATTTCATGGACTGAGACTGTGGCAGTGACAGCAGCCTCTGCCCCGATGACGCCCCTTTTGAGTATTCCAACATGTTTGGGGATTCTGAAATGAAGGGTCATGAAGATGGAAGTAGGttcaaaaagaaagaaataaagcaGCTAGATTGGAGAGGGAAGGGTGAGGACTTTCTATTTATATTTTTTAACAAAGGAAAACAATGATATTGTTAAATAAGAGATAGACCTTTTGGATGAAAATCGGTATTAGTTTTGTACCCCCTCTTTAATTTGATTTTTGAGGAGGAAAACCATATATTGCAAATAAAGTTAGAAAATGTTTAAATGTGCTAAGGAACATATTCCAATTGAATCTCCTAAAAGGATAACAGTCATAAATAAAAAAACAGCTAAAACAAGCTGTTTTTAGGGAGCGGGTGGGTGGATTGAGGTTACATTTTGTAGCTATGTTTTTGAAGTTTGCCATTGCCAGTGAAAACAAGGAAGCGGTTGTGTACCTTGAATTCTCAGTCAAATAACGTGGAAATAGAGATGTGCAGCTGTGTTTGGTGAAGGGGTCTCATACATACGAAAGTGAATCATTTATTGGAAATATGCTTACAAAATTGTATGAAACTGTTTTAGAATTAAGGTTTACTGTCAATTGTGtcctaaaatattttttaataaggATATTAAACTGTCCCATAGCATtgtgttttaatatttttaaatgtcattattttttatttgTAATTGGGGATAGGATCGTTTTTCGTTTCAAATCATACCATTAGTTTTGCTTTATGGGCAGTCACAATGTGGCTCATGGGCCTCTATCATGTAGGTTCAAGGCAGCTAATTCCATGACAAACAGCTACATTTTTTATGGCTGCTGCTTGGCTGGTAATATGTAAATTCCTGTAAGGATTTATCTCAAGTATTGATTTTCATCACTTTTTTCTCTCAATTAATTGTGAgtcacatattaaaaaaaaaacacttgagtGATGGATCCTGGAAAAAAATAATCATAACAGATTGACCTACAGTACATGAAgtgctgcagctcagctcctatagAAATCAACAAGAGCTGAGTTGCAGTACTCGGGaacatctactacatattaggcatccttcacacgtctgtgtaaaAAATGCACGTGTTCCATGATCCGTTTTGGACATCcatatggctgtctgtgtctgtgtgtgtcatcgTGTGACACTTCCGTGTGATCATCGTCTGACAGCCATTTGACCGGTACCGGAAAAAAATGCATaatactgaaattaatgtttttttttaatgtataaaagatgtgcaaagctagaaaaatgatagataaatgctagctagacagacagacagtcagacagatagataaacagacagacagacagacagacaggtagaggTCAAACACCTATacacccccctacatattctaagcttgcaCTCATTGGTGCCTTTCATTTAGCACTAAAGAGAGTTTAGCCTTGAATTAAGCCACAAAATAAATAATTACATGAAAAAAACAACGTGGGGGTCCCCCTATTATTGGTAgttagctaaggtaaagcagataacTGCACCCTGAAGCtcgcagctggcagctttaccttggctagaaatccaaaacagaggtaattaaaaaaacaaacaaacatgtggTCCCcctcatattggatcaccagccaaggtgaagcttacagcttgggtctggtattctcagggtcgtaagggccatggttatttgacccttccgatcctaaaaatagcaggccgcagccgccccagtagtggcgcattcattagatatgccaatcctggagcttcgtcTTGACCCTTCCCATGGCACTGGTAcgctggcaaatggggtaatatatggggttgatgccagctgtaaattgacagctggcatcaaaccctggtattAGTAATTGGTGGGCATGtcccagacactcccattactaacctactAGATGTAAATAGAaaataacacacacacaaaatattttatttataaacgACCCCCCTGACactagccctcattcaccaatttattataaaaaataaaaaaccttgaaGTTCCACCGTAACCCTTGTGGAGGTCCCACAACATTTCACAAAAGCAACCctaaaagaaagaaaaattcagaattagtaatttacaaaaccattattttttagggaccacatcacatttgaagtgattttgaaaggCCTatttgacagaaaatatccaaataagacaccattctaaaaagtgcacacctcaaactgctcaaaatcccatccaaaaagtttattaacccttcaggtgcttcacaagaactaaagcaatgcagaaggaaaaaaTACATAAATGTTACTTTTTACCACATAAATGTGGTGGATAACTACTGTTTGGGAGCTGGCAGAGtttgaaaggagcaccatttgaaatttggaatgcaaaattggttGGTATCGCTAGTGGGTACTATGTTGAGCACTAAttgaattttggagtgcaaaattgtctggaataaataCTACACCTCTTAaggaatttatcttggggtgtagtgAGCTATTTTAATTCTTTGGTGATTCATGGAAGTGTGTACActaggctgtgaaaataaaaaaatatatataattttttccactaaaatgttgctttgaagcaaaagttttaattttcaaaaagggtaataggagaaaatgaaccatacaatttggtaCACAATTTCTACTGAGTAAAGTGATATGCCATAAGTGGTCATATACTACTTTTGAGGCAGAGTGCAAAGctatgaagggaaggagcgccatattgagtgccatgtcacattgccaAAAAAGTAGGCTCCTCGTAAGTGACCCCATGTTACAAAGTACACCCCTCAATGACTtaattgttttttgtgggataagatgacattttcagcaataccatttttatttacatatgatttttattccacttttttgtcagctgtatgatgaaaagacatagtctGTGctattttttatggtgttcattgaAGGGGCTAACTGGTGTGACAACAGTATAGATCGGTTTCTTTTGCATGcagcgatatcaaatgtgtgtatttttttgtttattttgttttttacagaaatatacatatttattggtataatatttttttcattattttgttcttttttttcctgatttttgtttaaatatttttacagtttttttaatttttattttacttttttacttagtccataTATGGGCAATGAACTTTTATTACTCTGCGGGTATAATACATTGAAATACCGTATACCTGTCAGTGCTGCAGTGACAGAAGTTTCTTACACTATCTCCTGGCATAGTCTGCAGTAGATGGCTGACCCAGAAGTCATTTTGATGTCCTCAGGTTGCCATGGCAACGATCAAGCACCTGTAATCACGTCATGTGGGTCCCGATTGTATGGGAAAGGGAGTGCACTCTCTCAGCCCCCTTAATGCTGTGATCGCTATAGATCTGGACAATCTGGACATTTATGGGGTTAAACAGCTGGGGGCAGCATGGAGACTATCCCAGGTTGTGACAGCCAAAGCTCGGCTATAACTTACACGGAGCTCCTGGCGGCAATCATGTGGGCACCACTGGTGTGCCCACATGAACGCTATGATGTACATTTATGTCATTTTGTGAgaaccccttcccgaccatgaCATAAGTGTATTTCAAATGTCGTGaagggcttaggctactttcacacatcagttttctgtattcaggtacagtcctttttttttccgtatccaacgtttccggttttgttgtgtaaaccggacccaccggatccgtttttaagcggatccgttggggacggatccggaataaaacggatccggtgggtccggtgtgcatccgttttgcatccgttatgtccgtttttttacggatccgttttttaaacactaaacaaacaattaacgcgttccgtattctgattggctattgggaaaatatagtatatatacagtattttgaagcatatattacagaatgaagacagagacaagcagaaaccatggatgttattcttgcaaattacacaaagatcgctgcagattttatatttgaggcaaatcgcttgggtatcatcgtcagagaaaaggagcgacagcgactgaggcgtcagcgacatcgacgcttttggatccatcccctgactgcccagagactgacacgtggggtgttttcaaccctatacctggagctccgtggaaacgatgaaaaattcacaagctatgtccggatggcagtgaataattttgacgtcctccttggccttgttgcggacaacatacgtaaaacggacacctacagccggttctctataacacccgaggagcgtttgctggttacgcttaggtaagttttttttttaaattgtatcctcctgttaaattgagttttaactgtaatgtgtttgctattatttttttataattattgtctttcctttacagattccttgcaactggagagtccctttcgtcccttcactaccagtttcgactaggaatttccaccatctcgggaatcattagagacacttgccaagccttgtgggattgcctccatgaggatttcatcccccagcccaccagggacagatggcttgcaattgccgaacaatactacaacatttgtcagtttccaaattgccttggctcagtggacggcaaacatataagaattgtgaaacctgctgcttcggggtcagaatactacaattataaaaagtatttctcaattgtcctaatggcaataacggatgcggactacaaatttatctcagtggacattggcgcatatgggagatccaatgactctcaggtctttaaaatgtccccaatggggcggcgaatctatgggaatacttttgatttccctcctgcaagacctcttcctggcacatgtgagcccccaatgccctttgtttttgtggccgacgaagcctttcaactcttccaacatctattaaagccatatgcaagtcgtggattgacgcaaacacaaaaaatatataattaccgattatccagagccagaagaatggtggaatgctcctttgggatactaaccagcaaatggcgagtgttgttaacagcgattaatttaaacattgaaactgttgatgaaatagtgaaagcatgtgtggtactgcacaattttgttttaacaaaggaacctttgtccttggatgaccagagtttggaatccacctctttgactgactacaccagtcctggatttaggagtagtgttgcctgttcaacaatacgtgacaaatatgctgactattttgtgtccccagaaggtagagtagattggcaagatcaaatggtataagatttttctttagttttataacaaataaaaatagttaaaaataaattaaaatatatcttgttaaccttgttaattttaatctttgaatctctttaaaaatttgtaatttttacaccgtcaaattacaacatgttatgtttttgtattaccttattattaacttaacttgcaaaataatattcccccccaaaaaaaacaagaacaaataaatacttttcaacaaaaatcttttattttttattacatacataaattataaatttgtatatcttgggcttggggtggagatagtactggaggggctgacaggtgggaacacacgcacagttggagtattgagggtggaaagtggtgttggtggtggtggtggggaagtaacagaaggtgaaggtgtggttgagaaaccaagagggaaaccaggagatgggatgggatttggtaaggattgaggggtggagtggagggattgggagacagaagaggtggcgggtgaattagtggcttgagttggggtcatgatgggtgtggaaggcgagatgtggtagtgggtaggaagtgtaggggcagatgtggttgggagctggtactgggccgcaggctggtactgggctgcaggctggtactgggcagcaggctggtactgggcagcaggctggtactgggcagcagggggagtagggacaatggctggagggggggcaggtgctggaggaggggtgggtggaggtggttgggaggaaacctgcgccagagcctgccgtgtggcttgcattacatgcatctgctggtcaggagatagcttttccatgcgctctagtacggcttgaaaaaaacaatgattgggtgatttacttgcatctaaatgcagcctgtccagacgcgtgcacaattcgtgtgtatttttttccatattggcatttatgaagctaaaagaagaacgattttgttcggctaataatttaatggcgttctggaaggctgcatttagatgcaagaactcgggcgcatagctcttttcctgacccctatgacgctgacgcccagaacccaaaggtgttctactgagggcagcagtgtcagaggggtgaggtaggggaaaagctatctcgtcaccagcagcttcaggtaatgaagtctcaccggaagctccagcgcaggtggatgggacagatgtagatggaagggaaggttcagatgggtcgggtctgtgcctgtgttccccagtggcggactgttcagggatcgctcctgtcgggttcgatgcaggctcccgagtgctgcagacggtgctgttaaaaagaggaaaaacaaaacaataattactttaattgctatacattggcactgactaaaaaaaaaggcaaaaaaaatcagacataaaatattatactttgtacatattgtggggaatatttaccttctgcacaccatagttgtccggaggaacgacaaggctctaaagtaacggtacttcgatctgcgtcctccggatccactcggggcctgcatctcttgattcaactcctttttgaagcgatccctgatagaccgccaccgcttctgaagtttgtcacctgaaagtggaaagcacaaagtggttagtatacaacacattacatcctgcagcataacctactgaactgtgaatacttacgcgctttcttctggccacgagaattgagctccccccaaccttctatcgctgcgtggcatacctcgtcccagagtcgacgggttacgatagaatcagcgtggcggcggtcagccatgttccacagcggctccctctctctaacttcatcgatgaggaggtcgatgttgataaatccggcctcctcaccgtcagaatcgggagcacgctgtgatgcctgttcaaagaaagaaaaaagaaattaaaaaaaaaaaaaaaaattagacataaattcacacagacatgaaaaaaaaaaaaaaaataaatcttacactatgaccaccgccacctcgacgacgaccctgggacggtcttgggggagctctatcgtgagccctagaagttgaagcctttagtgaagaaaaaaaaaaacattatttacttatgtgtttggtgtgctgtggtaaacaattcctgtatgaaacttacactatgaccgcccgctccgtgtatttctccaccccttccgtcctcttctggcagcatctcctgtgatgtttcggccacctgtgtaaatgtcgtttatttaaaaatttttttatttttttttaaaaaaaacacccaaaaaaaaaaaaatatacctcagtttgtgaaccggagggcgggctaccagaagacgacatatctttttttattacaggcctcgcacaccaactggctggcccaaacgatgaccgcaacactgcacctgtaaaaaaagaaaaaaaaatgtctaagtacatgtacgcagctcacaacagtgatctgtggacagtactgtggacattacctcaggaacactctcctccaaagaaaTTCTCACTGGCACTGAAGCaaacgtacccagcaactggctggcccaaacgatgaccgcaacactgcacctgtaaaaaaagaaaaaaaaatgtctaagtacatgtacgcagctcacaacagtgatctgtggacagtactgtggacattacctcaggaacactctcctccaaagaaaTTCTCACTGGCACTGAAGCaaacgtacccagcaactggc contains:
- the LOC142254118 gene encoding uncharacterized protein LOC142254118; translated protein: MALTFMMYAVCPMSCRGCSVAVIVWASQFLGAVLRSSFGPASWCARPVIKKDMSSSGSPPSGSQTEVAETSQEMLPEEDGRGGEIHGAGGHSASTSRAHDRAPPRPSQGRRRGGGGHSASQRAPDSDGEEAGFINIDLLIDEVREREPLWNMADRRHADSIVTRRLWDEVCHAAIEGWGELNSRGQKKARDKLQKRWRSIRDRFKKELNQEMQAPSGSGGRRSKYRYFRALSFLRTTMVCRSTVCSTREPASNPTGAIPEQSATGEHRHRPDPSEPSLPSTSVPSTCAGASDSFSPTSPL